One Spirochaeta africana DSM 8902 genomic window carries:
- a CDS encoding metal ABC transporter permease, producing MSWLIVPLQYEFMRSAMLAAVLVAVACSTIGVYVVFRRMAFIGDALAHTVLPGLVVAYLNQLSMIGGAIIAGIASALAIGKITADRTVSEDTAIGITFSGMFALGILLMSRTGSFRDLSHMLFGNILGVGQTQLYMIAAIALVVPVALYFLHKELELSSYDPSHAEVIGLKIDRVRYLLLILLALTVVSGVTAVGVVLTSALIITPAAAASLLTRRLVPMILLSAAIGIVSGIGGLYWSFYWNVSSGAAIVLICTGLFAVAAAIERLQR from the coding sequence ATGAGCTGGCTGATCGTTCCCCTGCAGTACGAGTTTATGCGCAGTGCCATGCTGGCGGCGGTGCTGGTAGCGGTGGCCTGTTCCACCATCGGGGTGTATGTGGTTTTTCGCCGCATGGCCTTCATCGGCGATGCCCTGGCCCATACCGTTCTGCCGGGGCTGGTGGTAGCGTACCTGAATCAGCTCAGCATGATTGGCGGGGCGATTATCGCCGGAATCGCCTCGGCACTGGCGATCGGCAAGATTACCGCCGACCGTACCGTAAGCGAGGATACCGCCATCGGGATCACCTTTAGCGGGATGTTCGCCCTGGGTATCCTGCTGATGAGCCGCACCGGCAGCTTTCGCGATCTGTCGCATATGCTGTTCGGGAATATCCTCGGGGTAGGGCAGACCCAGCTGTACATGATCGCCGCCATTGCCCTGGTGGTGCCGGTGGCGCTGTATTTCCTGCACAAGGAGCTGGAGCTGAGCTCCTATGACCCCAGCCATGCCGAGGTAATCGGACTCAAGATTGATCGGGTACGCTATCTGCTGCTGATTCTGCTGGCGCTTACCGTGGTAAGCGGGGTAACAGCGGTCGGGGTTGTGCTTACCAGCGCCCTGATCATCACCCCGGCGGCCGCGGCATCCCTGCTGACCCGCCGGCTGGTACCAATGATCCTTCTGTCGGCCGCTATCGGGATAGTGTCCGGGATCGGCGGGCTGTACTGGTCGTTCTACTGGAATGTGTCGTCCGGCGCAGCCATTGTACTGATCTGTACCGGACTGTTTGCTGTTGCTGCTGCCATCGAGCGCCTGCAGCGCTAA
- a CDS encoding metal ABC transporter ATP-binding protein, whose amino-acid sequence MIFAYSHRRECQAAPGSSALLLHDLRVRYPRTQRDAVDGVSFEIRRGTRTALMGHNGSGKSSLMKAVCGILPLRSGSVQVYGLPIGGCHHRVAFLPQRGEINWRFPVTVERLVLAGRYVHLGWLRRPGRADYAAARAAMERMGIADLADRQIGMLSGGQQQRALLARALAQDAELLLLDEPLTGVDQQSRRIFSRVLEDLVAEGRTVIMATHDTSEGHCHDGDPHGHHAGHLSEWDMVVELAEGRVVEITGAADTAPVAAAAPSDAAASDAVAAPDAADSGGAARGGVS is encoded by the coding sequence ATGATCTTTGCCTATAGTCATCGCCGGGAGTGCCAGGCCGCTCCCGGCTCTTCTGCATTATTGCTGCATGACCTGCGTGTCCGCTATCCCCGTACGCAACGGGACGCGGTGGACGGGGTCAGTTTCGAGATCCGGCGCGGCACCCGAACCGCGCTGATGGGCCACAACGGTTCGGGAAAATCCTCACTTATGAAGGCCGTATGCGGGATCCTGCCGCTGCGCAGCGGATCGGTGCAGGTCTACGGACTGCCGATCGGCGGCTGCCATCACCGGGTGGCCTTTCTGCCGCAGCGTGGCGAGATAAACTGGCGCTTCCCGGTTACCGTGGAGCGACTGGTGCTGGCCGGGCGCTATGTGCATCTGGGCTGGCTGCGCCGCCCGGGGCGGGCCGATTACGCTGCCGCCCGGGCTGCCATGGAGCGCATGGGGATCGCCGATCTGGCCGATCGCCAGATCGGGATGCTGTCCGGCGGCCAGCAGCAGCGGGCCCTGCTGGCTCGTGCCCTGGCCCAGGACGCCGAGCTGCTGCTGCTGGATGAGCCCCTTACCGGAGTGGACCAGCAGTCGCGGCGGATCTTTTCCCGGGTGCTGGAGGATCTGGTGGCCGAGGGACGTACCGTGATCATGGCTACCCATGACACCTCGGAGGGCCACTGCCACGACGGCGACCCGCATGGGCATCATGCCGGTCATCTTTCGGAATGGGACATGGTGGTGGAGCTGGCCGAGGGCCGGGTGGTAGAGATTACCGGCGCGGCGGACACGGCTCCAGTGGCCGCGGCAGCACCCTCGGACGCGGCCGCCTCGGACGCGGTAGCCGCCCCGGATGCCGCAGACTCCGGCGGCGCGGCGCGGGGAGGTGTCTCATGA
- a CDS encoding metal ABC transporter solute-binding protein, Zn/Mn family, producing MTKQNVRRRYSLRNAVAVLFIAVLLLTAAAPLFARGAAETEPTTVVATHSIIGDLVANVAGDTIELQVLVGPDQDPHVYEPAPADSITLRNAVLVFENGLQLKSWFDGLYERSGSTARRVVLGEQLHHLLPWGGHGHDHGHSHDDHGHGHSHDDHDHHEDAHHNDHHGHDDHHADDHHHDHGDYDPHIWQSVHNAEDMVKVIRDTLIEVFPEHADTFRANAAAYIEELEALDDYIKEQVARIPEQRRKLVTSHGAFDYYTDRYGFTVVGTALGSVTTEGRDPSAGEIAALVDEIRALDIPAIFAETIVNRAVVDTIAREAGVQVLYPLYSDALGAPGTPGETYIGMMRHNTDLIVDGLAD from the coding sequence ATGACCAAACAAAATGTGCGCCGCAGGTATTCCCTGAGAAACGCTGTGGCTGTTTTATTTATCGCGGTTCTGCTGTTGACCGCCGCCGCCCCGCTGTTTGCCCGGGGGGCTGCCGAAACCGAGCCGACAACTGTGGTGGCCACCCACAGCATTATTGGGGATCTGGTAGCCAACGTTGCCGGCGACACCATTGAGCTGCAGGTGCTGGTCGGTCCGGATCAGGATCCCCATGTCTACGAACCGGCCCCGGCCGACAGCATTACCCTGCGCAACGCCGTGCTGGTGTTCGAGAACGGCCTGCAGCTGAAATCCTGGTTCGACGGTCTCTATGAGCGTTCGGGCTCCACTGCCCGTCGTGTTGTACTGGGCGAGCAGCTGCATCACCTGCTGCCCTGGGGCGGACATGGGCACGATCATGGGCACAGTCACGATGACCACGGCCACGGTCACAGCCACGACGATCATGATCACCACGAAGACGCCCATCATAACGACCACCACGGTCACGATGATCACCATGCTGATGACCACCATCACGACCACGGCGATTATGATCCCCATATCTGGCAGAGCGTCCACAATGCCGAGGATATGGTCAAGGTTATTCGCGACACCCTGATCGAGGTCTTTCCTGAGCATGCCGATACATTCCGCGCCAACGCCGCCGCCTACATCGAGGAGCTGGAAGCCCTGGATGACTACATCAAGGAACAGGTCGCACGCATACCCGAGCAGCGGCGCAAGCTGGTTACCAGCCATGGCGCATTCGACTACTATACCGATCGCTACGGCTTTACCGTGGTGGGAACCGCACTTGGTTCGGTAACCACCGAAGGACGCGACCCCTCGGCTGGCGAGATCGCTGCTCTGGTAGACGAGATTCGTGCGCTGGATATCCCGGCTATCTTTGCCGAAACGATTGTGAATCGGGCAGTTGTCGATACCATTGCGCGTGAGGCCGGGGTGCAGGTCCTTTACCCGCTGTACAGCGATGCCCTGGGTGCCCCCGGTACCCCCGGCGAGACCTACATCGGGATGATGCGTCATAACACCGACTTGATAGTTGACGGACTGGCTGATTAG